The Streptococcus pluranimalium genome contains a region encoding:
- the sufC gene encoding Fe-S cluster assembly ATPase SufC: protein MSVLEIKNLHVSIEDKEILKGLNLTLKTGEIAAIMGPNGTGKSTLSAAIMGNPNYEVTEGEILFDGENILELEVDERAQLGLFLAMQYPSEIPGITNAEFIRAAMNAGKEDEDKISVRDFITKLDQKMELLGMKEEMAERYLNEGFSGGEKKRNEILQLLMLEPKFALLDEIDSGLDIDALKVVSKGVNEMRGEGFGAMIITHYQRLLNYITPDVVHVMMEGRVVLSGGPELAERLEKEGYAKIAEELGYDYSEEV from the coding sequence ATGTCTGTACTTGAAATAAAGAATCTTCACGTCTCTATCGAAGATAAAGAAATCTTAAAAGGGCTTAATTTAACCTTGAAAACAGGAGAAATTGCTGCCATCATGGGACCTAATGGAACAGGAAAATCAACGCTTTCTGCTGCCATCATGGGAAATCCCAACTATGAAGTAACTGAAGGCGAAATTCTCTTTGATGGGGAGAATATCTTGGAACTTGAAGTGGATGAACGTGCACAACTTGGTCTTTTTTTAGCTATGCAATACCCATCTGAAATTCCAGGTATTACTAATGCAGAGTTTATTCGTGCAGCCATGAACGCTGGTAAAGAAGATGAGGACAAAATCTCTGTCCGAGATTTTATCACTAAGTTGGATCAAAAGATGGAACTTCTTGGCATGAAAGAAGAAATGGCAGAGCGTTACCTCAATGAAGGTTTCTCAGGTGGAGAGAAAAAGCGCAATGAAATTTTACAATTGCTCATGCTTGAACCTAAGTTTGCCCTTCTTGATGAAATTGACTCTGGTTTAGACATTGACGCCCTTAAAGTCGTGTCAAAAGGGGTTAACGAAATGCGTGGTGAAGGATTTGGTGCCATGATTATTACCCATTACCAACGTCTCCTTAATTACATTACACCAGATGTGGTTCATGTCATGATGGAAGGTCGTGTCGTGCTATCCGGTGGTCCTGAACTAGCAGAGCGCTTGGAAAAAGAAGGTTATGCAAAAATTGCGGAAGAACTTGGCTACGATTACTCAGAAGAAGTATAA
- a CDS encoding DUF2200 domain-containing protein — MGHRIYEMSFASVYGALIAKVERKGQTRDDVDVVAAWLTGYSTAQLCDFMNSDLTYGEFFQKAPHYHPERLNITGKICGVQIEALEDPLMQEIRRLDKLVDWLAKGKTVQQVLAKYES; from the coding sequence ATGGGACACCGTATTTATGAGATGAGTTTTGCCAGTGTCTATGGGGCATTGATTGCAAAGGTTGAGCGTAAAGGCCAAACTAGGGATGATGTGGATGTGGTCGCTGCCTGGTTGACTGGCTATTCGACTGCGCAGCTATGTGATTTTATGAATAGTGATTTGACCTACGGCGAATTTTTCCAAAAAGCACCTCACTATCATCCTGAAAGGCTTAATATCACAGGTAAAATCTGTGGTGTTCAGATTGAAGCACTGGAAGATCCACTTATGCAGGAGATTCGACGTTTAGACAAGTTGGTTGACTGGCTTGCAAAAGGGAAAACGGTCCAGCAAGTTTTGGCCAAGTACGAGTCTTAG
- the mecA gene encoding adaptor protein MecA: MEMKQISETTLKITISMEDLEERGMELKDFLIPQEKTEEFFYSVMDELDLPDNFKNSGMLSFRVTPKKDRLDVFVTKSEIDKDLNFDDLAALGDVSQMSPDEFFKTLEKSMLEKGDTEAHEKLKQMEEIVESAMTEQTSEADSVHEPNEDNAEQDSYTHYVLQFPMLKDAVAFSKAIDFDIEASELYKFNGSYYITILVSLENKPAYYADLVHARLLEHSRGGQKTRAYLQEHGVRLLEGYAVADLEGIKVV, from the coding sequence ATGGAAATGAAACAAATTAGCGAAACAACGCTAAAAATAACGATTAGTATGGAAGATTTGGAAGAAAGAGGGATGGAATTAAAAGATTTCCTTATTCCTCAAGAAAAAACAGAAGAATTTTTTTATTCCGTGATGGACGAACTTGACTTACCAGATAACTTCAAAAATAGTGGCATGTTGAGTTTTCGAGTGACACCTAAGAAAGATCGATTAGATGTTTTTGTAACCAAGTCTGAAATTGATAAGGATTTAAACTTTGATGATTTAGCAGCCTTGGGGGATGTCTCTCAAATGTCTCCGGATGAATTCTTTAAGACATTAGAAAAATCGATGTTGGAGAAGGGTGATACAGAAGCTCACGAGAAGTTAAAACAAATGGAAGAAATCGTGGAATCTGCGATGACAGAGCAAACATCAGAAGCAGACTCAGTACATGAACCTAATGAAGATAATGCTGAACAAGACAGTTATACGCACTATGTGTTACAGTTTCCCATGCTGAAAGATGCTGTTGCTTTTTCAAAAGCGATTGACTTTGATATAGAAGCATCAGAACTGTATAAATTCAACGGCAGTTACTATATTACTATCTTGGTCAGTCTAGAAAATAAGCCCGCTTATTATGCCGACTTGGTTCACGCTCGCTTGTTGGAGCACAGTCGTGGTGGTCAAAAAACAAGAGCCTATCTGCAAGAGCATGGCGTCCGTTTGCTTGAAGGCTATGCGGTGGCTGATTTAGAAGGTATCAAGGTGGTCTAA
- a CDS encoding phosphatase PAP2 family protein, with product MKNYDVFYGKILKTLDKYPRLTLAILGYNWLVTKLMYLLFPILLIFLFQENRRDFWKIFFVSGLAFLGVSLFRKLLNQPRPYETWDVVPMMSRKGKGESFPSRHVFSATMISMCFLSQFVWTGTLLLIVSLGLAVCRVLGGVHYPKDVIAGYLIGIFCGLVLFLC from the coding sequence GTGAAAAATTATGATGTCTTTTATGGGAAAATACTGAAAACCCTAGACAAATACCCGAGATTGACTTTAGCCATCTTAGGATACAATTGGTTAGTAACCAAATTAATGTATCTGTTGTTTCCAATACTTTTAATCTTTCTTTTTCAGGAAAACCGTCGAGATTTCTGGAAAATTTTCTTTGTGTCTGGTTTAGCTTTTTTGGGAGTATCACTTTTCCGTAAGTTGCTCAACCAGCCAAGACCCTATGAAACCTGGGATGTTGTTCCGATGATGTCACGCAAGGGCAAAGGAGAGTCTTTCCCCAGTCGTCATGTTTTTTCAGCAACGATGATTAGCATGTGCTTTCTCTCTCAGTTTGTCTGGACAGGGACTTTGTTATTGATTGTGAGTTTAGGTTTGGCGGTTTGTCGTGTACTAGGTGGGGTTCATTATCCTAAAGATGTTATTGCTGGGTATCTGATAGGGATCTTCTGCGGCCTTGTTCTCTTCCTGTGCTAG
- the sufD gene encoding Fe-S cluster assembly protein SufD, with protein MMKETILAFSQEKAEPIWLQERRLAAFDKIESLPLPNIERVRFHRWNLGDGTIAVNDATANVPDFTALGDNPKLVQVGTQTLLEQLPAELMQKGLVFTDLQSALEEIPQVVEAYFGTALRYDEDKLAAYNYAYFNSTAVLYVPDNMEIETPLEGIYLQDSDSDVPFNKHILIIAGKNTKFSYIERFESIGGQTKKTSANISVEIIAGVGSQVSYSAIDRLGENVTAYISRRAKHDNDSSVDWAMGVMNEGHVIGDFDSDLVGNGSHANLKVVAASSGRQIQGIDTRVTNYGHNSVGHILQHGVILERGTLTFNGIGHIVKGAKGADAQQESRVLMLSDKARSDANPILLIDENEVTAGHAASIGQVDPEDMYYLMSRGIDQKTAERLVIRGFLGAVITEIPSKDVRQELISVLDSKLDKR; from the coding sequence ATGATGAAAGAAACTATTTTAGCTTTCTCACAAGAAAAAGCAGAGCCTATTTGGTTACAAGAGCGTCGTTTAGCTGCTTTTGACAAGATAGAATCCCTCCCCTTGCCAAATATTGAGCGTGTTCGCTTTCACCGTTGGAATTTGGGAGATGGGACGATTGCGGTTAACGATGCCACAGCTAATGTTCCTGATTTCACCGCTTTAGGTGACAATCCAAAACTTGTCCAAGTAGGAACACAAACACTCTTAGAACAATTACCAGCAGAATTAATGCAGAAAGGACTAGTCTTTACAGATTTACAGTCTGCATTGGAAGAAATTCCCCAAGTTGTTGAAGCTTATTTTGGAACGGCACTTAGATACGATGAAGATAAGTTAGCTGCTTATAACTACGCTTATTTTAACAGCACTGCGGTTCTCTATGTTCCAGATAACATGGAAATTGAGACACCTTTGGAAGGAATTTACTTGCAAGACAGTGATAGTGATGTGCCTTTCAATAAGCATATATTGATTATTGCTGGAAAAAACACTAAGTTTAGCTACATCGAACGTTTTGAAAGTATCGGTGGTCAAACTAAAAAGACAAGTGCCAATATTTCTGTCGAAATTATCGCAGGGGTTGGTAGTCAAGTGTCTTATTCAGCTATTGATCGCTTGGGTGAAAATGTAACCGCCTATATCAGTCGTCGTGCCAAACATGACAATGATAGTTCTGTTGATTGGGCTATGGGTGTGATGAATGAAGGTCATGTCATTGGTGATTTTGATTCGGACCTTGTTGGAAATGGCAGTCATGCCAATCTCAAGGTTGTTGCAGCATCGTCAGGTCGTCAGATTCAAGGGATTGACACGCGCGTGACCAATTATGGTCATAATTCTGTAGGTCATATCTTACAACATGGGGTTATTTTAGAACGCGGGACCTTAACCTTTAATGGTATTGGTCATATTGTTAAAGGTGCTAAAGGCGCAGACGCCCAGCAAGAAAGTCGTGTCTTGATGTTGTCAGATAAGGCACGCTCAGATGCTAATCCTATTTTGTTAATTGATGAAAATGAAGTAACGGCGGGGCACGCAGCTTCCATTGGTCAAGTTGATCCAGAAGATATGTATTATCTCATGAGTCGTGGTATTGATCAGAAAACGGCGGAACGCTTGGTCATTCGAGGCTTCTTAGGGGCAGTTATTACAGAAATTCCAAGTAAAGACGTCCGTCAAGAATTGATTAGTGTTCTTGATAGTAAGTTAGATAAGCGTTAG
- a CDS encoding GNAT family N-acetyltransferase, which translates to MVLLKSHDFSIRFLVRPLIEADIPAILKLYETNPYYFEHCPPPPTAASVLDDMTKLPPGKRREDKHFVGYFDGDRLIAVLDLVEGYPSDEKAFIGLFMLDEAYQGRGLGSQLIVELLEYVTRQFKTIRLGYVATNSPAKAFWEKQGFVPIGEKSREKQYTIILAEYLKKDK; encoded by the coding sequence ATGGTGTTACTAAAAAGCCATGATTTTTCCATAAGATTTTTGGTACGTCCTTTAATCGAAGCAGATATACCAGCGATTTTGAAACTTTATGAGACGAATCCTTATTATTTTGAACATTGTCCTCCCCCACCGACGGCAGCTTCCGTTTTGGATGATATGACAAAGTTGCCTCCAGGGAAAAGAAGAGAAGACAAGCATTTTGTTGGTTATTTCGATGGAGATCGACTTATTGCTGTCCTTGATTTGGTTGAAGGCTATCCTAGTGATGAGAAAGCTTTTATTGGTCTCTTTATGTTAGATGAAGCTTATCAAGGAAGGGGACTCGGTAGTCAGTTGATCGTAGAATTGTTGGAATATGTGACACGACAATTTAAAACTATTAGACTGGGCTATGTAGCGACTAATAGTCCTGCTAAAGCTTTCTGGGAAAAGCAAGGCTTTGTTCCAATAGGAGAAAAATCACGGGAAAAACAGTACACTATTATTCTCGCAGAGTATTTGAAAAAGGATAAATAA
- a CDS encoding cysteine desulfurase: protein MFDPNNIRQDFPILNQTVNDEPLVYLDNAATSQKPQPVLDAIMAYYYEDNANVHRGVHTLAERATQTYEASRQKVADFIHASSPRQVLFTRGTTTGLNWIAHFARTMLQPGDQVLISIMEHHSNIVPWQEACRATGAELVYVYLKNGVLDVADFQKKLSAKTKFVSLAHVSNVLGCLNPIKTLTQMAHQVGAYMVVDGAQAVPHMPVDVMDLDCDFYVFSGHKMMGPTGIGVLYGKEELLNLMDPLEFGGEMIDFVHEQSATWTELPWKFEAGTPNIAGAIGLGAAIDYLNHLEMPAIHSHVQELVAYTLPKLQAIEGLAVYGSQDTNNHIGLISFNIEGLHPHDVATALDYEGVAVRAGHHCAQPLINYLGISSALRASFYAYNTYEDCDRLIEAISKTKEFFNGTLTFK from the coding sequence GTGTTTGATCCAAATAATATTCGTCAGGATTTTCCTATTTTAAACCAAACAGTAAATGATGAACCTTTAGTTTATTTGGACAATGCTGCGACCAGTCAAAAACCCCAGCCAGTTTTGGATGCCATTATGGCTTATTATTATGAAGACAACGCTAACGTTCACCGGGGTGTTCATACATTAGCAGAAAGAGCGACACAAACATATGAAGCGAGCCGTCAGAAAGTAGCAGACTTTATCCATGCTAGCTCACCACGTCAAGTTCTCTTTACTAGAGGGACAACGACAGGGCTCAATTGGATTGCTCATTTTGCGCGAACGATGTTACAGCCAGGTGATCAAGTACTCATCTCTATTATGGAACATCACTCTAATATCGTTCCATGGCAAGAAGCCTGTCGTGCAACGGGTGCTGAATTGGTCTACGTTTATCTAAAAAATGGTGTTTTAGATGTGGCGGATTTCCAGAAGAAATTATCAGCCAAAACAAAATTTGTCAGTCTAGCTCATGTGTCTAATGTTCTAGGATGCCTTAATCCTATCAAAACATTAACACAAATGGCTCACCAAGTAGGTGCCTATATGGTTGTCGATGGGGCGCAAGCAGTACCACATATGCCAGTTGATGTTATGGATTTGGATTGTGATTTTTACGTCTTTTCAGGCCATAAGATGATGGGACCAACCGGCATTGGTGTGCTTTATGGCAAAGAAGAACTTCTAAATCTAATGGACCCTTTGGAATTTGGTGGCGAAATGATTGATTTTGTCCATGAACAAAGCGCAACCTGGACAGAATTACCGTGGAAGTTTGAAGCCGGCACCCCGAATATAGCCGGAGCTATCGGATTAGGAGCGGCAATTGACTACTTAAATCATCTAGAGATGCCAGCGATACATTCTCACGTTCAAGAGTTGGTTGCTTATACCCTGCCTAAACTTCAAGCTATTGAAGGGCTCGCAGTTTATGGCTCACAAGATACCAATAATCATATTGGGCTTATTTCCTTCAATATAGAGGGTCTTCATCCTCACGATGTTGCGACTGCTTTAGATTATGAAGGTGTTGCTGTTCGAGCAGGTCATCACTGCGCTCAGCCGCTTATCAATTATCTCGGTATTTCGTCTGCTCTTAGAGCTAGTTTTTATGCCTATAATACCTATGAAGACTGCGATCGATTGATTGAAGCAATTTCTAAAACCAAGGAGTTTTTCAATGGCACTCTCACGTTTAAATAA
- a CDS encoding DUF1697 domain-containing protein: MKTYICLLRGVNVGGKNRLSMTELKSVMEDAGCCDVKTYINSGNIIFRSSEEKLQEFCQDLIRKQFGLEIACQIISAEEVFAMAEQAPGWFNKTSDSKHNAIFSIAPWKAQDIIKRMPDIKSDIEQLVAVEHVLFWTCPKKDFSKTTYGKLAAKADVYAMTTVRNGNTFFKLVSLARDYEERFGS; encoded by the coding sequence ATGAAAACCTATATTTGCTTATTGAGAGGTGTCAATGTTGGTGGAAAAAATCGACTGTCTATGACTGAATTAAAGTCTGTTATGGAAGATGCTGGCTGCTGTGATGTTAAAACTTATATCAATTCGGGAAATATCATTTTTCGGAGTTCTGAAGAAAAACTTCAAGAGTTTTGTCAAGATTTGATCAGAAAGCAATTTGGTTTGGAGATAGCTTGTCAAATTATATCAGCCGAAGAAGTGTTTGCTATGGCAGAGCAAGCCCCGGGGTGGTTTAACAAGACATCTGATAGCAAGCATAATGCTATTTTTTCAATTGCACCTTGGAAGGCTCAAGATATTATCAAGCGCATGCCTGATATCAAGTCAGATATTGAGCAGTTAGTAGCAGTAGAACACGTGCTTTTTTGGACATGTCCTAAGAAGGATTTTTCAAAAACAACTTATGGTAAATTGGCAGCAAAAGCTGATGTTTATGCTATGACAACGGTCAGAAATGGCAACACTTTCTTTAAGTTGGTAAGTTTGGCGCGTGATTATGAGGAAAGGTTTGGTAGCTGA
- a CDS encoding glycosyltransferase family 4 protein, translated as MLPFELSFVLSLIAAFLLSLILTPIVRFLSFRVGAVDKPNARRINKTPMPSAGGLAVFCSFFLIAVGIFPNITRNIDMDIPYLDYILPVLVGATLVIITGYLDDIFEISAKKKMLGIIGGAVIIWACTDFRFDSFKIPFGGPMIEFGPIVTFVLTIIWIVSITNAINLIDGLDGLVAGVSMISLATMGMVSYFFLPQVDLFLTMTIFLLIAAILGFFPYNYHPAIIYGGDTGALFIGFMIGVLSLQGLKNSTAVAVVTPVIILGVPIVDTAVAIVRRKLSGRKISEADKMHLHHRLLAMGFTHRGAVLVVYGIAILFSLIALLLNISSRLGGILLMVGVLFALEVLIESLEIWGENRTPLFNSLKFIGNSDYRQACLQKWNDRKK; from the coding sequence ATGTTACCATTTGAATTGTCATTCGTCTTATCCTTGATTGCTGCCTTTCTCCTTTCTCTAATCCTAACTCCGATCGTTCGCTTTTTGTCTTTTCGTGTTGGAGCTGTCGATAAACCAAATGCTCGTCGTATTAATAAGACGCCTATGCCTAGTGCAGGTGGTTTAGCCGTTTTTTGCTCCTTTTTTCTCATCGCAGTGGGGATTTTTCCTAATATCACTAGGAATATTGATATGGATATCCCCTATTTGGATTATATATTGCCTGTGTTGGTAGGGGCTACTCTTGTTATAATAACCGGCTATTTAGACGATATTTTTGAAATTTCAGCTAAGAAAAAAATGTTAGGTATTATTGGCGGAGCAGTGATTATATGGGCCTGCACGGATTTTCGGTTTGATAGTTTCAAAATTCCTTTCGGTGGACCAATGATTGAATTTGGTCCTATCGTAACCTTTGTGTTAACCATTATTTGGATTGTTTCCATTACCAATGCGATTAATCTAATTGATGGATTAGATGGGTTAGTAGCAGGAGTTTCCATGATTTCCTTAGCCACGATGGGAATGGTTTCTTACTTTTTTTTACCGCAAGTTGACTTGTTTTTAACCATGACTATTTTCCTTTTAATTGCGGCTATATTGGGATTCTTTCCTTACAATTACCATCCAGCCATTATTTATGGGGGAGATACGGGAGCCCTCTTTATCGGATTTATGATAGGTGTTCTTTCCTTACAAGGACTGAAAAATTCGACAGCAGTCGCTGTTGTCACACCTGTTATTATTTTGGGGGTACCTATCGTTGATACAGCAGTCGCAATTGTGCGTCGAAAGTTATCAGGTCGAAAGATTTCAGAGGCTGATAAAATGCATCTTCATCATCGTCTATTAGCTATGGGCTTTACACACCGTGGAGCTGTATTGGTGGTTTATGGTATTGCTATCTTATTCTCACTGATTGCTTTACTGTTGAATATTTCTAGTCGCTTAGGGGGCATTCTGCTAATGGTTGGTGTTTTATTTGCCTTAGAAGTTCTGATTGAAAGTTTGGAAATATGGGGTGAAAATCGGACACCACTCTTTAATAGCCTAAAATTCATTGGAAATAGTGATTATCGTCAAGCCTGTTTGCAAAAATGGAATGATAGAAAAAAATAA
- a CDS encoding FAD-containing oxidoreductase, which translates to MLVYDLIIIGFGKAGKTLAGKMASLGKKVALIEKDKKMYGGTCINIGCIPTKTLIHAAEEGLSFQEIMELKETVVSRLNGKNKNVLTGAGVDLYDARAYFTGNKTIEIEQGSDRDTLTAETIVINTGAVSNAFPIPGLLDSKNVVDSTGIQNLEKTPEKMAVIGGGNIGLEFANLYANLGSQVVVYENSPKILGRYEPEAAELAQEYMEEDGVSFRLGASVESLANDGEAVVITADGQSDRYDVVLYALGRKPATEDLGLENTDIKVTDRGAIEVNDYLESSVPGVYAVGDVNGGLQFTYTSLDDFRIVFGQLTGNSDYKRSDRINVPNTLFIKPALAQVGMTEAQAKESGLPYKANSLPVAGMPRGHVNNDLRGLYKVVVNTETNEILGATLFGTNSEEIINLIKLAMDNKVPYTYIKNQVFTHPTMAENLNDVFNF; encoded by the coding sequence ATGTTAGTATATGATTTAATCATTATTGGATTTGGGAAAGCCGGTAAAACCTTAGCTGGTAAAATGGCAAGTTTGGGTAAAAAAGTTGCCTTAATTGAGAAAGATAAAAAGATGTATGGTGGAACATGTATCAATATCGGCTGTATTCCTACGAAAACATTGATTCATGCTGCTGAAGAGGGGTTGTCTTTCCAAGAAATTATGGAGCTTAAAGAGACTGTTGTTAGCCGTTTGAATGGCAAAAACAAAAATGTTTTGACTGGTGCTGGTGTCGATCTCTATGATGCCCGCGCATACTTTACAGGTAATAAAACCATTGAAATTGAGCAAGGAAGCGATAGGGACACACTCACAGCTGAAACTATTGTCATCAACACAGGAGCGGTTTCAAATGCCTTTCCAATTCCAGGCCTTCTAGACAGTAAGAATGTCGTTGACAGCACAGGTATCCAAAATCTTGAGAAAACACCTGAAAAAATGGCTGTTATCGGCGGCGGAAATATCGGACTTGAGTTCGCTAATCTTTATGCAAACTTAGGTAGTCAAGTAGTGGTTTATGAAAATTCTCCTAAGATTTTAGGACGTTATGAACCAGAAGCTGCAGAATTAGCTCAAGAGTACATGGAAGAAGATGGGGTATCATTCCGCCTTGGTGCTTCTGTAGAATCCTTGGCTAATGATGGTGAAGCAGTTGTTATCACAGCAGATGGGCAAAGTGATCGCTATGATGTTGTCTTATATGCTCTTGGACGTAAACCAGCGACTGAAGACCTTGGTCTTGAAAACACAGATATAAAAGTTACAGACCGTGGTGCTATTGAAGTTAATGATTACCTAGAATCAAGTGTTCCTGGTGTCTATGCTGTCGGCGATGTTAACGGAGGGCTTCAATTTACCTACACATCACTTGATGATTTCCGAATCGTTTTTGGACAATTGACTGGTAACAGTGATTATAAACGTAGTGACCGTATCAACGTACCAAACACTCTTTTCATTAAACCAGCTTTGGCTCAGGTAGGGATGACAGAAGCCCAAGCTAAAGAATCAGGTCTTCCTTACAAAGCAAACAGTCTTCCGGTAGCTGGTATGCCTCGCGGTCATGTTAATAATGACCTTCGCGGTCTTTACAAGGTGGTAGTTAATACTGAGACTAATGAAATCCTAGGCGCTACCCTCTTTGGAACAAACTCAGAAGAAATCATCAACTTGATTAAGCTGGCTATGGATAACAAAGTGCCTTATACTTATATTAAAAACCAAGTCTTTACGCATCCAACTATGGCTGAAAACTTGAATGATGTCTTTAACTTTTGA
- the sufU gene encoding Fe-S cluster assembly sulfur transfer protein SufU has product MALSRLNNLYMTLVTEHSKSPHHFGQLEGQEAIQLNNPTCGDVISLTLAVKDDTIEDIAFSGHGCAISTASASMMTDTVIGKTSAEALVLAELFSEMVQGQENANQSKLGDAAFMAGVSQFPQRVKCATLAWNALRKAIERSDDIS; this is encoded by the coding sequence ATGGCACTCTCACGTTTAAATAACCTTTACATGACTTTAGTCACGGAACATTCTAAAAGTCCACATCATTTTGGGCAACTAGAGGGGCAAGAAGCTATTCAACTCAACAACCCAACCTGTGGCGATGTTATTTCTTTAACGCTAGCCGTAAAGGATGATACTATTGAAGATATTGCCTTTTCAGGTCATGGCTGTGCTATTTCAACAGCTTCAGCCAGTATGATGACTGATACAGTCATTGGAAAAACAAGTGCAGAAGCCTTAGTCTTGGCAGAACTGTTTTCAGAAATGGTTCAAGGTCAAGAAAATGCTAACCAAAGCAAACTTGGTGATGCTGCTTTTATGGCTGGAGTCTCTCAATTCCCACAACGGGTAAAATGTGCAACCCTAGCTTGGAATGCTCTTAGAAAAGCTATAGAGCGAAGTGACGACATATCATAA
- the sufB gene encoding Fe-S cluster assembly protein SufB — MSEKVEPKPIDLGEYKFGFHDDVEPILSTGKGLSEEVVRELSAAKGEPEWMLDFRLKSLETFNKMPMQEWGPDLSDINFEEIIYYQKPSDKPARSWDDVPEKIKETFERIGIPEAERAYLAGASAQYESEVVYHNMKEEFEKLGIIFTDTDSALKEYPDLFKQYFAKLVPPTDNKLAALNSAVWSGGTFIYVPKGVKCDIPLQTYFRINNENTGQFERTLIIVDEGASVHYVEGCTAPTYSSNSLHAAIVEIFSLEGAYVRYTTIQNWSDNVYNLVTKRAKALKNATVEWIDGNLGAKTTMKYPSVYLDGEGARGTMLSIAFANKGQHQDTGAKMIHNAPHTSSSIVSKSIAKSGGAVNYRGQVTFNKKSKKSVSHIECDTILMDDISKSDTIPFNEIHNSQVALEHEAKVSKISEEQLYYLMSRGLSESEATEMIVMGFVEPFTKELPMEYAVELNRLISYEMEGSVG; from the coding sequence ATGTCTGAAAAAGTAGAACCAAAACCTATTGATTTAGGTGAGTATAAGTTTGGTTTCCACGATGATGTTGAGCCTATTTTGTCAACTGGGAAAGGTCTCAGTGAAGAAGTGGTTAGAGAACTATCAGCCGCTAAAGGCGAGCCAGAATGGATGTTGGACTTCCGCCTCAAATCACTAGAAACCTTTAATAAAATGCCCATGCAAGAATGGGGGCCTGATTTATCAGATATTAATTTTGAGGAAATCATTTATTATCAAAAACCTTCTGATAAACCAGCTCGTTCTTGGGATGATGTCCCTGAAAAAATCAAAGAAACCTTTGAGCGTATTGGGATCCCAGAAGCTGAGCGTGCCTACCTAGCAGGAGCCTCTGCCCAGTATGAGTCAGAAGTGGTCTACCACAACATGAAAGAAGAGTTTGAAAAACTGGGGATTATCTTTACAGATACGGATTCAGCGCTTAAAGAATATCCAGACCTCTTCAAGCAATATTTTGCCAAATTAGTACCACCAACAGACAACAAATTGGCAGCTCTCAACTCAGCAGTATGGTCAGGTGGGACATTCATCTATGTCCCTAAAGGGGTAAAATGTGATATTCCTCTTCAAACTTACTTCCGTATTAATAATGAAAATACAGGACAGTTTGAACGTACCTTGATTATTGTTGATGAAGGAGCCAGTGTTCATTATGTAGAAGGTTGTACGGCACCGACTTATTCGTCAAACAGCCTTCATGCTGCTATCGTAGAAATCTTCTCACTTGAAGGTGCTTATGTACGCTATACGACGATTCAAAACTGGTCGGACAATGTTTATAATTTGGTTACAAAACGTGCCAAGGCACTTAAAAATGCGACAGTTGAGTGGATTGATGGTAACCTAGGTGCTAAAACAACCATGAAATACCCATCTGTTTATTTGGATGGGGAAGGTGCGCGCGGTACCATGCTTTCGATAGCCTTTGCCAATAAAGGTCAGCACCAAGATACAGGTGCCAAAATGATTCACAATGCTCCCCATACATCATCTTCTATTGTTTCAAAATCAATTGCCAAAAGCGGGGGAGCCGTTAACTATCGCGGACAAGTTACCTTTAATAAAAAATCCAAAAAATCCGTCAGTCACATCGAGTGTGATACTATCTTGATGGACGATATTTCAAAATCAGATACCATCCCATTCAATGAAATTCATAATTCTCAAGTCGCTTTAGAACATGAAGCTAAAGTTTCAAAAATCTCTGAAGAGCAACTCTATTACCTCATGAGCCGTGGCTTGTCGGAGTCTGAAGCTACTGAGATGATTGTTATGGGATTTGTCGAGCCCTTTACTAAAGAACTTCCGATGGAATACGCAGTTGAGTTGAACCGCCTGATTTCATATGAGATGGAAGGGTCTGTTGGATAA